A window of Drosophila subobscura isolate 14011-0131.10 chromosome E, UCBerk_Dsub_1.0, whole genome shotgun sequence contains these coding sequences:
- the LOC117890658 gene encoding LOW QUALITY PROTEIN: uncharacterized protein LOC117890658 (The sequence of the model RefSeq protein was modified relative to this genomic sequence to represent the inferred CDS: deleted 2 bases in 1 codon): MRPRFVCQQQQQQQQHSNSTIHTPTHSHTHHNHTQSSATDVSGLTWDRNLNRQQRYRYPNMVVPEEPGSGGGFNQTPLSELSADTRNQLGRMLNRKKVLHSEEGYERDWRGIAALAHQRGFVEEYANNPMDLVLSSWSQRNPETAKVGHLEHFLGIIDRWDVCDDIQENLIKDTRRYTVRQEQQQALVEANRPPTLAETNNNYNSKSSSNTSNNNNITMGQSVQILSDDDQRCVQMGQPLPRYNACVLYAEADIDHATEIMNHLESERYNLKLFLRHRDMLMGVPFEHVQLSHFMATRCNHLIVVLTEEFLRSPENTYLVNFTQKIQIENHTRKIIPILYKPDMHIPQTLGIYTHIKYAGDSKLYNFWDKLARSLHDLDAFSIYSTRQVQTPSPTEELPPQRVTAPSIRIQINDKDVTDLPNYSYKALEEDATIVSMTGDTSTPLPEPKPKRKDKLFGKIKISFGKTPRNEWHGGKPLRHAHSISTINVTERERTLSASSSNISTTSESKKSSIKWQPSILKKVLFSRSSSKLQTPG, translated from the exons ATGCGCCCTCGATTTgtatgccagcagcagcagcagcagcagcagcactcgaaCTCGACAATCCATACCCCAACCCATAGTCATACCCATCATAACCATACCCAAAGCAGCGCCACTGACGTCAGTGGCTTGACTTGGGATCGGAATCTGAATCGGCAGCAGCGTTATCGTTATCCGAACATGGTTGTGCCAGAGGAGCCGGGCTCGGGAGGGGGCTTTAATCAGACCCCACTATCGGAGCTAAGTGCGGATACGCGCAATCAACTGGGCCGCATGCTCAACCGCAAAAAGGTGCTCCACTCGGAGGAGGGCTACGAGCGGGACTGGCGGGGCATCGCCGCCCTCGCCCACCAACGCGGCTTTGTCGAGGAGTATGCCAACAATCCGATGGATTTGGTGCTTAGCAGCTGGAGCCAGCGCAATCCGGAGACCGCCAAGGTCGGTCATCTGGAGCACTTTCTGGGCATCATCGATCGCTGGGATGTGTGCGATGACATCCAGGAGAATCTGA TCAAGGACACCCGACGCTACACTgtgcggcaggagcagcagcaggcgctggTGGAGGCCAATCGCCCGCCCACACTCGCCGagaccaacaacaactacaacagcaagagcagcagcaacaccagcaacaacaacaacatcacgATGGGCCAGAGTGTCCAGATCCTGAGCGACGATGACCAGCGATGCGTGCAAATGGGCCAGCCCCTGCCCAGATACAACGCCTGCGTGCTGTACGCGGAAGCGGACATTGATCATGCCACAGAGATCATGAACCACCTGGAGTCTGAGCGTTACAATCTCAAG CTGTTCCTGCGACATCGCGACATGCTGATGGGCGTGCCCTTCGAGCACGTGCAGCTGTCCCACTTCATGGCCACCCGCTGCAACCATTTGATTGTCGTGCTCACCGAGGAGTTTCTACGGAGTCCGGAGAACACGTATCTCGTCAACTTTACCCAAAAGATACAGATCG AGAATCACACGCGAAAGATCATACCCATACTGTACAAGCCCGACATGCACATACCGCAGACGCTGggcatttacacacacatcaaGTACGCCGGCGACTCGAAGCTATATAATTTCTGGGACAAGCTGGCCCGATCGCTGCACGATCTGGATGCCTTCTCCATATACTCGACGCGGCAAGTGCAAAC ACCCTCGCCGACGGAGGAGCTGCCGCCACAGCGGGTGACCGCGCCCAGCATACGGATACAGATCAACGACAAGGATGTCACCGATTTGCCCAACTACAGCTACAAGGCGCTCGAGGAGGATGCCACCATTGTGTCGATGACAGGCGACACCAGCACCCCGCTGCCggagcccaagccaaagcggAAGGACAAACTGTTTGGCAAAATAAAGATTAGCTTTGGCAAGACGCCGCGCAAC GAATGGCACGGGGGCAAGCCATTGCGGCATGCGCACTCAATTAGCACCATCAATGTCACGGAACGCGAGCGCACGCTTAGCGCCAGCAGCTCAAACATCTCCACGACATCGGAGAGCAAGAAGAGTTCCATCAAGTGGCAGCCGAGCATACTAAAGAAGGTGCTGTtctcgcgcagcagcagcaagctgcAGACACCAGGATGA